TCATAACTTATTCAATTTAAAAGATTAGAAATTTCTGTATTGTATATTTTTTTTAAATTTTATTATTTTGGCACTCTAATTTTAAAAAAGATTTTAGGTCTTAAAAATAGCAAAACAAAATCATAAAACATCCTTAAAGTTTGCTTTAGAATTAAAGTTTTAACGCATTATTAACATCGAGCTTGTGAATTAATTGTCACTTTTGAAATGTTAAAATTTAACACATTAAACCGACTGTTTTAAAAAAGAAAATATGGAAGAAAATATTGCTGCTTTAGACATTAAAGCAATTAATGAAAAAATTGAAAGAGAAAGTGCTTTTATCGATTTACTAACCATGGAAATGAACAAAGTAATCGTAGGTCAAAAACACATGGTTGAAAGATTACTCATTGGACTTTTAGGTCAAGGTCATATTCTTCTTGAAGGTGTTCCAGGTTTAGCAAAAACATTAGCCATTAATACTTTGTCACAAGCGGTTCACGGAACTTTTAGTCGAATTCAGTTTACTCCTGATTTATTGCCAGCTGATGTTGTTGGAACGATGATTTATAACATCAAACAAAATGAATTTTCTATAAAAAAAGGTCCAATTTTCGCCAATTTTGTTCTTGCAGATGAGATAAATCGTGCTCCAGCCAAAGTACAATCGGCTTTGTTAGAAGCAATGCAGGAAAAACAAGTAACTATTGGTGAAACCACTTTTAAACTTGATAAACCGTTTTTAGTTTTAGCAACTCAAAACCCAATTGAACAAGAAGGAACATATCCATTACCCGAAGCGCAAGTTGACCGTTTCATGCTTAAAACAGTTATTGACTACCCAAAAATGGACGAAGAACGTTTAGTAATTCGTCAAAATTTAAAAGGAAGTTATGAAAAAGTAAATCAAGTAGTTTCAATCGAACAAATTCTTCGAGCACAAGAAGCCGTTCGTGAAGTTTACATGGACGAAAAAATAGAAAAATATATTTTAGATATCATTTTCGCGACTCGTTATCCTGAAAAATACAAATTAGAAAGTTTAAAACCATTAATCAGTTTTGGTTCTTCACCACGTGGAAGTATCAATTTAGCTAATGCAGCAAAATGTTATGCTTTCATCAAACGTCGTGGTTATGTCATTCCAGAAGATGTTCGCGCTGTAGTTCATGATGTTCTTCGTCACAGAATTGGTGTTACTTATGAAGCTGAAGCTGAAAATGTTACTTCGGTTGACATCATCAACAAAATTGTAAACGAAATTGAAGTGCCTTAGTAAAAAGTAAATAGTGATTAGTAAATAGCAAATGTTTTTGCACTAATCACTTTTCACTCTTCACTAATTACTAAAAAAATGGAAACCAAAGACTTACTCAAAAAAGTTCGAAAAATAGAAATCAAAACCCGAAGATTGAGCGATCACATCTTTTCGGGAGAATATCACACTTCTTTCAAAGGTCGTGGAATGACTTTTTCTGAAGTGCGTCAATATCAATTTGGCGATGATGTTCGTGCTATTGATTGGAATGTAACAGCACGTTACAACGAACCATATATCAAAGTTTTTGAAGAAGAAAGAGAATTGACCATGATGTTGATGGTTGATATTTCGGGTTCGGAAAGTTTTGGAACAAAAAACCAATTAAAAAGCGAGATTGTTACTGAAATTGCTGCAACAATGTCATTTTCGGCAACACAGAATAACGATAAAATAGGTTTAATATTGTTTTCAGACCAAATTGAGTTATACATTCCACCAAAAAAAGGAAAATCACACGTTCTGAGA
The window above is part of the Flavobacterium sp. PMTSA4 genome. Proteins encoded here:
- a CDS encoding AAA family ATPase — protein: MEENIAALDIKAINEKIERESAFIDLLTMEMNKVIVGQKHMVERLLIGLLGQGHILLEGVPGLAKTLAINTLSQAVHGTFSRIQFTPDLLPADVVGTMIYNIKQNEFSIKKGPIFANFVLADEINRAPAKVQSALLEAMQEKQVTIGETTFKLDKPFLVLATQNPIEQEGTYPLPEAQVDRFMLKTVIDYPKMDEERLVIRQNLKGSYEKVNQVVSIEQILRAQEAVREVYMDEKIEKYILDIIFATRYPEKYKLESLKPLISFGSSPRGSINLANAAKCYAFIKRRGYVIPEDVRAVVHDVLRHRIGVTYEAEAENVTSVDIINKIVNEIEVP